The following nucleotide sequence is from Sphingomonas panacisoli.
GCAAGAATGCGGGCCTCTTCTCGCGTCGCGCCACTGCGAAGCGCGTTGGCGCCTGCCTCGTACCCTGCGCGCTCGGCTGCCGTGCCGATGCCTGTTGGCAGAACGGCGCCACCGGCCAAAGCGCCCGTTACGTACATGCCGGGATTTTCGCCCCGATCAGCCTCGCGCTGCCCTTCGTATTGATCGAGCGCGCCGTAATAGTTTTTCAGCCAGTCCTGCTTGTCGCTACCGTTTCCGCCGAGGCCAAGCGAGGTCGAGGTAGCGTCGAGTGCCGCCAGGACTTTGCCAGCCCCGCCCAACGTCGCAGCGTCGCCCGCGCCCTCCAGAAACGCTCGATCACTGCCCGAGCCACCGTAACCCTGATCCTGACCGAGCGACCCCGGCTTGCCATAAGCCATGTTGCCGGCGACGCCCTGACCCTTGCGGCGCTGGTCGATCACGGTGTCAAAATTGTCCTGGAAGTCGTATCCGCGCGCACGGACGTAGGCGCGGGCATTCGCCGCCGCTTTGTCGATGGGGTCGCTCGACAGGATATGCAGAAGATGGTCCGACTCTTCGGGCGTGAGCTGGAGGTTCGGGCCGCTTTTGCCGTCGAACCCGTCGCGCGCTTCCGTCTCTGCCGGCAGTAGGCCGGGGTCGGTAACGCCGGGTTGAGCTTGCGGCGCGGGACCACGATTGAGCGTGGGGGCGGCTGGCTGTTGCGGGGCAGGCGCATCGAGGGGTGCTGCCCCGTCCACGTCCTGCGCATTGGCAGAAGCTGCGTTCGCCGCGGCGGGATGCTGGCGCAGAACTTCGGCGCGCACCTGATCGTCGGTCGCGCCTTCGGGGCCTTCGATCTCGTACGTTTGGCCGTCAGGAGCCTGGATGCGGTACTTCGCCATTATTTGACCCGCGTCGCCTTGCCCCAGCCGCCAGAAGCAGGGGCAGCGGGCGCGGACCCACCAAACGGACGGTAGCCCTGATCACGCGCTACGCGGTCCATGACCAAGTTTCGCTGCTCGATCTCGCGACGCAGATTGCGCAGCTTGGCGGCGATTGTGGCGGGCGGATCGTTGACCTTCGGCACCCATTTGGCGAGGCGCGCATCTTCGGTCGCCGAAACGGCAGCGCCGGAGATGTCCTTGATGATGACGCCGCCGATCTGGCCGACCAACGCGCGGAAGTTGTCGCCGCCGGGATCGTTCCAATGCGTGAATTGATCGCCCAGAGCGCCGGTAAATGGCCCAACTGCTGCCCGCGCGGCTTTCGCTTCGGGGCTGTTGTTTTTCGGATCGAGCAGCCGCATCGCGTTGTCGATGTTCTGGATCGACGCGTCATTGGTGACCCGCGCTTCCAGTTGTTTCGACGGCCAAGGTTTCAACGCGGCAGTTGCGGCGCCTTTGTCGGCAGGCCCACCGGGGATGGGCTCCAGCTTGGCACCGTCAGCGCTCCACTGGTAGCCGTTCGGCGCGTCTTTCGCCTTGGGCTGTCCGGTCGCAACGACCGTCGCGCCGCCCGATTGAGACGAGCCACCGACCGGAAGCCCCTCGACCATGGAGCGTATCGTTGTCTGTCCGCGCTTGAGATTGCGCGCGACCTGCGCAGCGGCAGCGGCAAGCCCCGCTTCCTTGGTCGGGAACTTGCGGAATTGCCCGGTCTTCGGGTCGGTCAGATTGCCGGGATTGTTGTTGCGATCGGCAAGTGAGCCGGGTCCGCCCTCACTGAGAGTCAGCGCCTTGGCGATGTCCAAGGGCGATTTCCCGGCTAGGCTCTCGTCGGGGCCGACGCCAAGGGCAGTCGCCATGCCAGAAATCTTGTTATCGACCACGTTATCGGCGTTGTCGCCGCCATTGCGAGCGCGGGGCGTCCAACCGCCCACATACTGACCTGCGCCTCCAGTGGGTGCGCCGCCTTCGCCAGGGATTTTAACCAGCGTATCGCCTTGGCCGACCGACTTGTACTGATCAGCCTGCGGAACCTTGAAAACGACGTTGCCCTGCTGGTCGTACACCCAATCGCCAGCGTTCGCCGACTTCAGTTCACGGCTGCCGCCGACAGCACCGAAGTTCTGCGCGAACTTGTCGCGACCGGCCGCTGCCGCGAGATTGGCGAGCACGGCACCCTTGATCGTCGCCGAGGCGGTCGTGTCACCACCTTCAAGAGCCGCAATCCAGTCGTCATCCAGCGTCGTATCGAGACCTGCGCGCTGATCGGCATCCCGGCGCTGGCGGAGTGTCGAAAGCGCAATCGGCGTGTTGCCCTTGTCGAGCGCGCTATAGAGGCTGCCGAAATAGCCGATGTCGGAGTTGCGCGCGGCCTCGTCCTTGACCGCATAGCCCTTGCTGAGCGCGTTCGCCTGCTCGGGGTATTTGCTGAACATCGCCAACGTCGCTTCGGGCGTCGGGTTCTTGAGGTATTGCGCGACGTCATATTGATATTGGCGCTCTTGCGTCTGCTGGTCGTTCAGCTTCTGGACCTGCGCACCGATAAGCTGCGTCTGGGCGTTATTCTGGTCGATCGCCGATCGCGCCTGCATTCCGCCGAGAACAGCCTCGGGGACGCCGCTGCCTTGACCGGGGCGGGGGAGAAGGTCTTCCCACGACATTAGAAGCGGCGCTGCATTGCCGAGATGATCCCGTACGGATCACTGGAGTTGAAATTTGCGCCGAGGGGATTGGAGCCGAAGCTGGCGCCACCGCCGAAGAGGTTGCCACCGACACCACCTGACGAGCCGAAAATGCTTCCGAGATCGCGGATCATGCCCGTCGTGGCGTTGGTCTGCCCCAGAATACCGGCCGCCTGCGCGCCGCCCTTGTTGCTCAAGAGCTGCGAAATGCTGTTCGCGTTGTTCTGCCCGAGTTGGCCGAGGCTGTTCGCTGTGCCGGAGCCAAGCTGAACCAACCCGCCGACATTGCCGATCTGCTGGCCGAGAACGGTGTTCAACAGACCCGCGCCGAAGTTGCTTTGGGCTAGTGCCGTATTGCCGCCACGCAAGCCGCCGGTCGCCGCCGCGCTCTGGTTGATAGCGTCGAGACCGGTATCGTACTGCGAGGTGAACTGCGGGGACGCTTTCAAAGCCGCGATAGCCGCGCCCTGTGCGTCGTTGCCATTCATGCCCAGCAGGTCGAGCAAGCCGCCTTGACCGTTGAGCGCGCCCGTTCCCGCCTGAAGGTACGGCGCCATGTTGGTTTGTGTCGTGTCGAACTGGCGCCGCTGTTCATCGACACCGGCCTGGATCGCCGCGGCTTGTGCCTGTGCAGCCTTCTTCGCGCCCTTGCCGCCGAGAATACCGCTGAGGATCGACGCGCCGGCCGAGATTGCCGCCGTCGCCATCAGTTGAGCCTCATGGCGTACATCTCTTCGCCGGGTTGGGCGACGAGCCATTCGCCATTGACGTTGATCGCCTGGACCTTCTCGCCGCCTACTTCGATGTCGGGAATGCGGACACCGCCGAGCTTTTCGTAGAACCGCTTGGCATGGGGCAGGGTGTCGGGAACGACGCCATGCACGACATCAGCATAGGGGCGCATGTAGTCGCGCATTTCCTTGCCGGTTTCGAGAGCGCGCTCTCCACGGCACGTGTCCTCGAACATCGTGCAGACCTGCCAGAAGCGGTGCGCAGTCTGCTCGAACACCATAGCGGCGTCTTCGCCGTTGGTCAGGACGACGACACCGGATCGGGTGGAAGGGAAGGCGCTAGAGAAATCGATCGGCTCGCCGTGGCGCGCGATATGCGGCCACACCGAAGGGTGATTGGCGATTTTGTTGATCAGGCCGGGTTCGGTCTCGCGACGGATAGTCATGCGTCCTCAACGGAACGGATGACCCCTGCGCAGGCCTTCAATCAGCAGATGCGCCCCGTCTGCCTGTTTTTTGGGCACTTGTAAAGGGCTAGACTTGTCGCCACACGACAGTGCCGTCGGTCTTGGCGTACCATTCGTTTACCTGAATTCCTGCCGCTGCCGCTGCGGTGTCATCGGCGTAAGGCCCGTCCGATGACGACGGTATGGTACCGGTCGCGCGCAGGTTTAGCGTGGAGTCGCTGGGAAGGTTGAAGACGAGCGCGAATCCGCCAACGGTCGTGATGTCGCCGCCCGCCGAGATGGTTAGCGTGTTGCCGCCGTCCGTGAAGGTAATCCCCGATCCTTCGATCAGCACGCGCTCGTTGTTGAACGCAGCATTGGGCGAAAGCGTGATTACCGTTGCGTCCTGGATTGCACCGGTCGATGCAACGGCCCCGGATGCATCGTTGGCGGCATTCGTGGCAGTAACGAACAGCTCTTCGACGAAGCGAATGATCTTCGCCCGATAGCCCTCTGGAGCATTGGCGCACCAAGCTTCGATGTCGGCGCGGTTGAGCTGGGTAGTCATACCGCCAGCGGCTCGACCGTGGCCTCCAGTGCAGCCCATCCCGCAAGCGCCGAGCTATCACCACGGAACCTGAACCCAGCATAGTTGCCCATGCGGCTGTGCGGGCGCCACTGGACGCGCTTCTGACGCTGGTTGGGTTGTCCCAGACTGACGGCGCGTTCCTGCGACCAGACTTGCCCGTCCTTCGAATAGGACATGAACGCGGAAGCATCGCCAGTCTGACCACGACCGGGGAGGCCGACCAATTCCAGACCATGAACGATAAAGCCGTTTGCCTGATTGTACGCGAACTCAGTCTGGAAGCTCCACCCGACAGCCTCGCCGAACTGCTCGCCTGTCGCCTCGTCCAGTAAGCCGAGCTTGTTGCTTTCGAGGTCTTCGCAGATCCACTGGCCGTCCACGTAAACGGCATTTCTAAGCCGATACGGCTTGTCCATTTGACGGCCCGACCGAAGTTCCTGCCACACCGGGACGCCAGATTTTTCCGTGGCATTGCGGTAGAACGCCACCGAACGGTCGGAGAGATGCACGATCAGCTTTTGCTCGTCTCTGGAAACGCGACGCTCCAGTTGAATGCCGGCCGGGTTGACCTCAGCCGCCAAGAGATCGTCGATCGAGCGCGTGCTGATCTTGGTTGCCCCGCCGCCCGAGGCGATCCACACCGCCAACCCGTCGTTGCGCGCCGCGCCGACAAAAGCAAAGCTCTCGGCGAACAGTATCTTGGCGAGCGGGCCGACGCAGCCGATGGGGATAGTCGCGCCGGGGTTGGACTGGAGCGGGAAATTCGACCCGCCGACGTAATTCTGCACCTCGATCGAGGACTTGCCGAACACGTACATTTCCCCGCGCAGGGGGAGTAGGCCCGTCACCTTGTCGGGGTCGCTCTCCGCCGAGCCGTAGCGGACCGGATTGACGCTTGTCGGATCGTTGATGTCGGTCGCGATGACGTACGTGCCGTCAGTCGAGAAATACTGCCCGTTGAGCCACGCCAGATCGATGCATTGACCGAGGTCGGGGTCGGTGACCTGAACGAGCGTCGCGCCGTCCCAATACCAATAATTCGTGCTGGAGCGTATCGCGAGCCGGCCGAACCCTAGCGCGAATGAACATTGCCCACTGCCGCCGACATCGCCCAGCACCGTCACGTTGCCGTTGCCGCTGCCGTCGATCTTGACCAGCTTCGTTCCCATGACGCGGTGCAGGGCGTCGTTGAACACGATGCCGCCACGTCCGATGCCGGGGCCAGTGCCGAACGTCGTCGCGCCGGCAGTGGAGCGGAGATAGCCCTTGGAGATGCCCTGATCGAGCGAGACCGGATCGAGGTTCACCGGGTAGGTCTGAACGAAATCCGCCCGCTGGCTTGTACGAATGCCGGACAGGAGCGGGATTTGGGGCATTTGGCGCAAGGTATAGCCGCGCCCAGCCCCGGCCGTAATTGAGGGAAAGTGTCAGATTATACGGCCCTGATACTGTCCCACGACGGATCATTCTCCCTCTCGACAATTGCCAGCTTTTTTCGCAGCTTCGCGCCTTCAGAGGGGATTAACTATGCGATTCGCGATGCTTGTCGCGGCGATCGGCGCCGCTTGCCTTTCCGTGCCTTCGTGGGCGGCTGACTACAGCGTCAAATTCACCGCCACGAACTTCCGGCAATCCTATGACCCGTCTTTGAATGTCCCGCCGCCGGTAAGCCCGGTGACGTTCGATGCGCTTCTTCACATCGACTTGTCGGGCAATACGGACCCGACGACAAATGGGCTGACCGTGAACTCGTTCAATCTGCCATACGGCGTCGAATATGCCTATGATCGGGCGAGCGACACGCTCATCTTCGGAACGCAAATCGATGTCGATGCTGGCGGTAACTATTACATCCAGCCGGCGCCGTCATCGTGGTTCGTCGCGATAGGCGGGGCGCTGATAGGCTCCCCCGTCGCCTTCAATTTCGTCCAGATGGTCGTCCAGACTACGCCGGGTAATCCTTACACCTATTCAACGACCGATGTGACGTTCGACATCGTACGGCTCGACGCACCAGCTAATTCGCCAGTTCCCGAACCCGCGACGTGGGCCATGATGATCGTCGGGTTTGGCGCGATCGGGGGATTGCTCCGCCGCGCTACATCCCCTTCATATCATGCGTGCTTGTCCGCGTAGTCTCGACCAATTTCAGGTTGGCAGCATTGTTGCTGTCGATCGTCGGGCTCTGCACTTGAGGCATACGCGACCCGTCAGGTGCATTGCCTGACGTAAGCGCGGTGCTGGCAGAAATTGTAGCGCCACCGGTCGCAACGTCGCACTGATGAGGGACGTTGCTTCCGATCCCGAGGCAGAACGACAGCACCTGGTTCCGGATATTAAGCGCGATCCCGTTCATCCAGTCTGCGTGAAACGACCAGCCTGGGATCGTCGTGGGGCAGGTCTGACCTAGCGCTGTGCACTTCGCAGCGAACATCGCGTCGCTATCAAGCTTCCATGTTGAATAATCGGCAAAACCGCGCGTCTGGTGTGCGGATTTGATCTGTAGATCGGGGATTTTATACCAGCCCTTGGGGCAGGTGGTGCCGCCGACATAGTTGTCCTGCACCTCTTGGCGAAGGTGCCAGTAACCACCGGGTGAGCTGATGTTCTTCCCATCCCAGCACAGTGGAGCGTGCGCTTCGGCATATATCGTGTCCCCATCGACGCAGCGCCCTTCCCAAGGGTCCGAACCATCCGCAAGCGTGAAACCGGGGGCCGCGGTCAGCCCGGTCTTGAGGGCACGAATGACGTTGCCGGCGTAGTTGGAGCATTGATAGCCGAGGAACCCGTTGCCCAGGTAGCTATAGCGCCCCGCACGAACAGTGCAGGTTGTGCCGGCTCCACCGTTGGCAACATCAAGCTCATTCTTGAACTTGCAGTCCATGGGATCGTCGGAATTGGTGCCGAAGATGAACCGAAGCTTTTGATGAAGCGGCTGGAGGTCGTCCTTCATCGGACTGGTGCCGTTGCGCGTGTAATAGACCGCGTTGCCGACCGCTGGCATTGCGTACTTCTTGGCCGAGATCGTCTTGACCCAGCACGGCTCCCAATAGCCCGTGGACCACGCGATGCCGCCCGCTGCCGTGGATGCCGGGGCGTACCGTAGGCTTAGCGGTGTCGAGAACGCATTTACCCGAATATTGCCGAAGAACTCGTGGCAATGACTGACGCCGGGTTGCCCATAGAAGCGGATCGGATCGTCGTAGAGGATTTTCGCTGAGTTGATCCGGATGCGAAATTTTTTCTCGGGACAGGTCGTCGTATTGGTCAGGCAGACCGAACTGTCGTTCACCACCCAGCCGTCCGTTGACCATTGCGCCAACGAACGGTCGGTGGGGTCGGACACTTCCGGGAAAGTGGTGAAAGCCGGGGCCGTCCCGCCCTTGTCGTTACTGCCGTCACCAACGCGGTTAGGGGTCGAGCCGTCCGTTTCGTAGGTCGCAGGCGTGTCGATATACGTCCCGACGTCCGGTTGCGGCGTGAGGGTTTGCCCCCAAGCCGGGACAGCCAGCATCAGGGAAGCGAGCAGAATTAGCTTCTTGAACATCATCCGTAACTCGCTGCTAGCATCGCCGAACCGGCGAAATTGAGGCCGCTGACGCTCGGCGTTCCGGTTGCGGTTAGCTGCCCGTACCAATGGCGATAATTGGCGGTGGCCTCGGTGAACTCCGCTTCTTCGGTCGTTCCGGCGTTCGGCGTGATGCTCGCGCCGCCGCTTTCGCTGATGCAGCCCACCAGCACTGCACCGCCCGAGGGGATAGTGACCGAGGCGGTCGTCTGCGGATCGGAGGTATAGCCGTAGGCCTTGACCTGCTGCGTGACGTAGACAGCCGAACTCGCCATGGTCCACATCGCATAGGCCGTGTCCGCCGTGGTCGTCATGGTCACAGCCAGCGATTTGCCTGTGCCACCGCTGGCGATCACGACATCCCAAATGCTGATCGACTTATTGCTCGCGATAGTCCCGGCGCCGCGCATCGTCATCGCGTTGCCGTCGAGCGAAACCGCGCCTGGGAGAGCCAAGGCGTTCGAGGCCTCGATCATCACGATATGGCGCAGACCAGAAATAGTTGTGAGGCCACTGAACGGCGTCGCGTTGTTGTTGGTCGCGGCGCTCGACCGATAGATTGCTGGCGCTACCACTGCGACGGTCGTGACCGTATAAGTGTCCGCGTACGTGCCGACAGTCAGCGTGACATTGACGGCCGTTGCCAAGCTGGCGGACGAAGTAACACGAACAGCAAGCGTATCACCATCAACGACCGTCCCGCTGGACGAAGTGAACGAGCCGCCATTTTTCGATACGGTGCCGCCGCTGACCGAATAAGCGTTCGTATTGCCAACGCCCAAGCCGGAGATGGTAATCGTATTCGACGTGTAGACCGTCGATTGAGTGGCGTTGGTAACGTCCGTGAAAGTAAACGGATTAGCTTGGGCAACGATCGTGTCGGCGATAACGTTGGAGTAAGGCCCCCAGATGTAGCCGCCCATGCCGTCGTCGCTGCCGACCCGCTCGCGCAGCGCAATCGGCCCCGGCGTAGAGGTAGTGGTCAGGCCGGCGAAGGTCACCACGTTCCCTGCGAGGTCGCCTGGCTCGATTTGCTGAATGATGTTGGCAGTCGTTGTACCAGCCAAGAGATTGGCTTGGGCGACTGTCGTATTGGCGCCGGTCGCCGTCTGAACATTCCAGAAGAACCCGGGGAAGAACGTGGCATTCTCCGCCGTCGTCCATAGAAGCGGGTTCACTCCTGCTGAGGAAGTTTGCGAAATGACAGGAGCCGTGATCCCCGGCGCTGCCGCCATTACGGAAATAGCACTGCTTTTTGGCGAGCCGACCGCCCCAGCCAGTGTCTCGACAAGCCCATTGGAAATCACGCCGGCGCTGCCAGTCGGCGTACCGCTGTAGGTACGCGCGCCGCTGTTGACGGTGATACCGGGGATATTGCCGACGATCGTGGAACCGGCAGAGGCACCGATAATGCTGCCGCTCGTCGCGACGCCAATCTGAAGCGCGCCCGACAGCGTTAGCGTCTGTAGCGCAACGGCACTGGAAACAACCACCGTGCCGCTGTCGGCGTGGACATTCCCGGTGCTGTCGAACTGGCGCAGGAAAAACGATCCGGCGACATCCCAGGTGTGATGACCCGCCACCGCCGGTGCGTAATCGACCCCGTC
It contains:
- a CDS encoding DUF1996 domain-containing protein — translated: MMFKKLILLASLMLAVPAWGQTLTPQPDVGTYIDTPATYETDGSTPNRVGDGSNDKGGTAPAFTTFPEVSDPTDRSLAQWSTDGWVVNDSSVCLTNTTTCPEKKFRIRINSAKILYDDPIRFYGQPGVSHCHEFFGNIRVNAFSTPLSLRYAPASTAAGGIAWSTGYWEPCWVKTISAKKYAMPAVGNAVYYTRNGTSPMKDDLQPLHQKLRFIFGTNSDDPMDCKFKNELDVANGGAGTTCTVRAGRYSYLGNGFLGYQCSNYAGNVIRALKTGLTAAPGFTLADGSDPWEGRCVDGDTIYAEAHAPLCWDGKNISSPGGYWHLRQEVQDNYVGGTTCPKGWYKIPDLQIKSAHQTRGFADYSTWKLDSDAMFAAKCTALGQTCPTTIPGWSFHADWMNGIALNIRNQVLSFCLGIGSNVPHQCDVATGGATISASTALTSGNAPDGSRMPQVQSPTIDSNNAANLKLVETTRTSTHDMKGM
- a CDS encoding PEPxxWA-CTERM sorting domain-containing protein; its protein translation is MRFAMLVAAIGAACLSVPSWAADYSVKFTATNFRQSYDPSLNVPPPVSPVTFDALLHIDLSGNTDPTTNGLTVNSFNLPYGVEYAYDRASDTLIFGTQIDVDAGGNYYIQPAPSSWFVAIGGALIGSPVAFNFVQMVVQTTPGNPYTYSTTDVTFDIVRLDAPANSPVPEPATWAMMIVGFGAIGGLLRRATSPSYHACLSA
- a CDS encoding packaged DNA stabilization protein is translated as MPQIPLLSGIRTSQRADFVQTYPVNLDPVSLDQGISKGYLRSTAGATTFGTGPGIGRGGIVFNDALHRVMGTKLVKIDGSGNGNVTVLGDVGGSGQCSFALGFGRLAIRSSTNYWYWDGATLVQVTDPDLGQCIDLAWLNGQYFSTDGTYVIATDINDPTSVNPVRYGSAESDPDKVTGLLPLRGEMYVFGKSSIEVQNYVGGSNFPLQSNPGATIPIGCVGPLAKILFAESFAFVGAARNDGLAVWIASGGGATKISTRSIDDLLAAEVNPAGIQLERRVSRDEQKLIVHLSDRSVAFYRNATEKSGVPVWQELRSGRQMDKPYRLRNAVYVDGQWICEDLESNKLGLLDEATGEQFGEAVGWSFQTEFAYNQANGFIVHGLELVGLPGRGQTGDASAFMSYSKDGQVWSQERAVSLGQPNQRQKRVQWRPHSRMGNYAGFRFRGDSSALAGWAALEATVEPLAV